A single genomic interval of Asinibacterium sp. OR53 harbors:
- a CDS encoding RNA polymerase sigma factor, translating to MVPLKHIENTTASSDEALLKQYQSTGDQQLLAALYLRYTDLVYGTALKYLSSPDAAKDAVMDIYQELVNKLQTHSVDRFKSWLYVVTKNHCLMQLRKYKKVPPIAFQQEFMQSEDFSHLDDILEKEKELQKLEDCIKALNPEQQNSIQLFYLKGKCYNEIVAITGHDWNKVRSLVQNGRRNLKNCMDSHE from the coding sequence ATGGTTCCGTTAAAGCACATAGAGAATACAACGGCCAGTTCAGATGAAGCACTGTTGAAACAGTACCAGTCAACCGGCGATCAGCAACTGCTGGCCGCATTGTATCTCCGTTATACCGACCTGGTATATGGAACCGCGCTCAAATACCTCTCTTCTCCTGATGCGGCCAAAGACGCCGTGATGGATATTTACCAGGAACTCGTTAACAAACTGCAAACACATTCGGTAGACCGGTTCAAAAGCTGGCTGTACGTGGTAACCAAAAACCATTGCCTGATGCAGTTACGTAAGTATAAAAAAGTACCTCCAATTGCATTTCAGCAGGAATTTATGCAATCGGAAGATTTTTCGCATCTGGATGATATACTGGAAAAAGAAAAAGAATTGCAAAAATTGGAAGACTGTATAAAAGCCTTAAACCCGGAGCAGCAAAACAGTATTCAATTATTTTACCTGAAAGGTAAATGCTACAATGAAATTGTAGCCATTACCGGGCATGACTGGAACAAAGTGCGCAGCCTGGTGCAGAACGGCAGGAGAAATTTAAAAAACTGTATGGACAGCCATGAATGA
- a CDS encoding DUF2911 domain-containing protein gives MKKIFLAMLAFGSIQVFAQPIKMPAPSPQQKIIQAFGMGTIELTYSRPNIKGRTLLQANSDLAPLGKLWRTGANAATRIHFSDKVTIGGKVLDSGSYVLYTIPGKEFWDIIINTGVNNWGTDGYKEAENVVQFTVKAEKFGTPMETFTMQFANIQPETCDLRLVWGNTTVRIPISTNVKERLRAQIDKALSADPVNPNVYQPAANFYFEWDKDLPKALGYATKATEANPQGYWLFLLKAKIQKEMGDKIGAKASAEKCIALATTAKNDEYVKLGGELIKKL, from the coding sequence ATGAAAAAAATTTTTCTGGCAATGCTTGCTTTTGGCAGCATACAGGTATTCGCGCAACCTATTAAAATGCCTGCGCCCAGTCCGCAACAAAAAATCATCCAGGCTTTTGGCATGGGCACCATTGAACTCACGTATTCACGCCCCAATATCAAAGGCCGTACATTACTACAAGCGAACAGCGACCTGGCACCTTTGGGCAAATTATGGCGCACAGGCGCCAATGCAGCTACCAGGATACACTTTTCGGATAAAGTGACCATCGGTGGCAAAGTGCTCGACTCTGGCTCTTATGTATTGTACACCATTCCCGGAAAAGAATTCTGGGACATCATCATCAACACCGGTGTCAACAACTGGGGTACCGATGGTTATAAAGAAGCGGAAAATGTAGTGCAGTTTACTGTTAAAGCAGAAAAATTTGGCACACCTATGGAGACTTTCACTATGCAGTTTGCCAATATCCAGCCCGAAACCTGCGACTTGCGACTGGTATGGGGAAATACCACCGTACGCATCCCCATCAGCACCAATGTAAAAGAACGCCTGAGGGCACAAATAGATAAAGCCCTGAGTGCCGATCCTGTGAATCCGAATGTTTACCAACCTGCGGCCAATTTTTATTTCGAGTGGGATAAAGACCTGCCCAAAGCGCTCGGATATGCTACCAAAGCCACCGAAGCGAATCCGCAAGGTTACTGGCTCTTCCTCCTGAAAGCCAAAATCCAGAAAGAAATGGGCGATAAGATCGGTGCCAAAGCAAGTGCAGAAAAATGCATCGCATTAGCCACTACCGCTAAAAACGATGAATATGTGAAGTTGGGTGGGGAGTTGATCAAAAAACTCTAA
- a CDS encoding von Willebrand factor type A domain-containing protein: MKYKMLLGCLLLVMATAFVPSSREVSGRVVNESGKPVSKARISIKGTQTVAVADSLGRFNLLVNNDQAVLIITAAGFETREQPVGKHTQVTVHLKSVVQAVTLPAKLKEPEPLQDMIVMGSSLNKAAINTHQYYTTSNNGLRRDAGVSVRRNNPHLFPVTREPFNREGYDHIEENPFLKTGNNPLSTFSIDVDAASYSNVRRILNSEELPEEGAVRIEEMINYFHYAYAQPKDQTPFSVHTEAAVCPWNSSHQLVLIGLQGKKMDVSELPPSNLTFLIDVSGSMFEEDKLPLVKASLKLLIDQLRPVDRVAIVVYAGNAGLVLPSTDGEHKAAMRDAIDRLEAGGSTAGGAGIQLAYKVAQENFNKKGNNRVILCTDGDFNVGASSNDALERLIEGERKSGVYLTVLGYGTGNYQDAKMQKLADKGNGNHAYIDGIAEAKKVLIHEFGGTLYTIAKDVKLQVEFNPAKVQAYRLIGYENRILAKEDFNNDQKDAGDMGSGHTVTALYEIVPPGVALADSTSVDPLRYQKVKEQKHLPAGYTGELMFVKLRYKDPGQETSKLLSVPVQSQVIPIEQASENFRFAASVASFGMLLRQSKYKGTANYTFVKALAEGAIGKDAEGYRKEMIGLIDKAAVLSDSKEIVHAD; the protein is encoded by the coding sequence ATGAAATACAAGATGCTATTGGGCTGCCTGCTGTTGGTAATGGCAACAGCCTTTGTTCCCTCATCGCGCGAAGTGAGCGGCAGGGTGGTGAACGAATCGGGTAAGCCGGTATCCAAAGCCAGGATATCGATCAAAGGAACGCAAACGGTGGCTGTTGCCGATAGCCTTGGCCGTTTCAATTTGTTGGTGAACAATGATCAGGCCGTATTGATCATTACAGCGGCCGGGTTTGAGACCCGGGAACAGCCTGTTGGAAAGCATACACAGGTAACCGTTCATTTAAAATCTGTGGTACAGGCGGTTACATTACCGGCAAAACTGAAAGAACCGGAACCGCTGCAAGATATGATAGTGATGGGTTCTTCATTGAATAAGGCTGCAATCAATACGCATCAATACTACACAACATCCAATAATGGGTTGAGGCGGGATGCAGGTGTCTCTGTTCGACGAAACAACCCTCACCTGTTTCCTGTGACCCGTGAACCATTCAACAGGGAGGGATATGATCACATTGAAGAAAATCCGTTTTTAAAGACAGGCAATAACCCTTTGTCTACTTTTTCCATTGATGTAGATGCAGCCTCTTACAGTAATGTGCGCCGTATACTCAATAGCGAAGAACTGCCGGAGGAAGGTGCGGTACGCATTGAAGAGATGATCAATTATTTTCATTATGCTTATGCGCAGCCGAAAGACCAAACGCCATTCTCCGTGCATACGGAAGCAGCTGTTTGTCCCTGGAATAGCAGCCACCAACTGGTATTGATCGGATTACAGGGAAAGAAAATGGATGTATCGGAATTACCACCATCTAACCTTACTTTCCTGATAGATGTGAGCGGGAGCATGTTTGAAGAAGATAAATTACCATTGGTGAAAGCCTCGCTGAAATTATTGATTGACCAGTTGCGGCCGGTTGACAGGGTAGCTATTGTAGTGTATGCAGGAAATGCCGGATTGGTATTGCCTTCAACTGATGGAGAACACAAAGCCGCCATGCGGGATGCCATCGATCGTTTGGAAGCAGGCGGCTCTACGGCCGGAGGAGCCGGTATTCAACTGGCGTATAAAGTGGCCCAGGAGAACTTCAACAAGAAAGGAAATAACAGGGTGATCCTTTGTACCGATGGTGATTTCAATGTAGGCGCTTCGAGCAATGATGCTTTAGAGAGACTGATTGAAGGAGAACGCAAAAGTGGCGTTTATTTAACAGTGCTCGGCTATGGTACGGGCAATTACCAGGATGCCAAAATGCAGAAACTGGCAGATAAAGGGAATGGCAATCATGCTTATATCGATGGGATAGCAGAGGCTAAAAAAGTACTCATACATGAGTTCGGCGGTACTTTATATACCATTGCCAAAGACGTTAAACTGCAAGTGGAGTTCAACCCTGCTAAAGTGCAAGCTTACAGGTTGATAGGATATGAAAACCGGATATTGGCCAAAGAAGATTTCAACAACGATCAAAAAGATGCCGGTGATATGGGCAGCGGGCATACTGTTACTGCACTGTATGAGATCGTTCCTCCCGGCGTGGCCCTTGCTGATAGTACCAGTGTAGATCCGTTGCGTTACCAGAAGGTCAAAGAACAGAAGCATCTACCTGCCGGGTACACCGGTGAACTGATGTTTGTTAAACTCCGTTACAAAGACCCTGGTCAGGAGACCAGTAAATTATTATCGGTGCCGGTGCAATCACAAGTAATACCAATAGAGCAGGCTTCAGAAAATTTCCGCTTTGCCGCATCGGTTGCTTCGTTTGGTATGCTGCTTCGTCAATCAAAATACAAGGGTACTGCCAATTATACTTTCGTGAAAGCACTTGCTGAAGGCGCAATAGGCAAAGATGCGGAAGGGTATAGAAAAGAAATGATCGGGTTGATTGATAAAGCGGCTGTGTTATCTGATAGCAAAGAGATTGTTCATGCTGATTAA
- a CDS encoding pyridoxal phosphate-dependent aminotransferase family protein: MADIFEKLVKNSGPLGQHRERAHGYFAFPKLEGEIGSRMKFRGKEMIVWSLNNYLGLANHPEVRKIDAEAAVQYGLALPMGARMMSGNSNYHEQLEKELAEFEGKEDAILMNFGYQGIMSAIDAICGRHDVIVYDAESHACIIDGLRLHPGHRYVYKHNDVEDLDKQLQRAAALVEKQKTGGILVITEGVFGMAGDQGKLKEIADLKKKYEFRLLVDDAHGFGTLGKTGAGAGEEQECQDEIDLYFSTFAKSMASIGAFMAGPKIIIDYIRYNIRSQIFAKSLPMPIVLGNLKRLDMLRTMPELKDKLWSNALKLQSGLKERGFDIGKTDSPVTPVYMKGGVEEATAMVMDLRENYHIFCSIVVYPVIPKGHIIYRLIPTAAHTDADIEETLKAFTETKAKLDAGAYKAEAIPDMAEVN, encoded by the coding sequence ATGGCAGACATCTTTGAGAAACTGGTTAAGAATTCCGGCCCCCTTGGTCAGCACCGCGAGAGAGCGCATGGTTATTTTGCATTCCCCAAGCTGGAAGGTGAAATCGGTAGCAGGATGAAGTTTCGCGGGAAAGAAATGATTGTCTGGAGTCTTAACAATTATCTCGGATTAGCCAATCATCCCGAAGTACGTAAGATAGATGCCGAAGCTGCTGTTCAGTATGGTCTGGCATTGCCCATGGGTGCGCGTATGATGAGTGGTAACAGCAATTACCATGAGCAACTGGAGAAAGAACTGGCCGAATTTGAAGGGAAAGAAGATGCGATATTGATGAACTTCGGTTACCAGGGTATCATGAGCGCGATTGATGCCATTTGCGGACGCCACGATGTGATCGTGTACGACGCAGAAAGTCACGCTTGTATCATCGACGGATTGCGCCTGCATCCCGGCCATCGTTATGTGTATAAGCACAACGATGTGGAAGACCTCGACAAACAATTGCAGCGCGCTGCGGCACTGGTAGAAAAACAAAAAACAGGCGGTATACTCGTGATCACCGAAGGGGTATTCGGTATGGCGGGTGATCAGGGTAAGCTCAAAGAAATTGCCGACCTGAAAAAGAAATACGAATTCCGTTTACTGGTAGATGATGCGCATGGTTTCGGTACGCTGGGTAAGACAGGCGCCGGCGCCGGTGAAGAGCAGGAGTGCCAGGATGAGATTGATCTTTACTTCTCTACTTTCGCTAAATCAATGGCATCTATTGGCGCTTTCATGGCGGGACCCAAGATCATCATCGATTATATCCGTTACAATATCCGCTCACAGATTTTTGCGAAAAGCTTGCCGATGCCCATTGTACTGGGTAATCTCAAGCGCCTGGATATGCTGCGCACCATGCCCGAGCTGAAAGACAAACTGTGGAGCAATGCCCTTAAACTGCAAAGTGGTTTAAAAGAAAGAGGATTTGATATTGGCAAAACGGATTCACCTGTTACACCTGTGTATATGAAGGGTGGAGTAGAAGAAGCTACTGCCATGGTGATGGACCTGCGCGAGAACTATCATATCTTCTGTTCTATCGTAGTGTATCCTGTGATCCCTAAAGGACATATTATTTATCGCCTGATTCCAACCGCTGCACACACCGATGCGGATATCGAAGAAACACTGAAAGCATTCACTGAAACAAAAGCCAAGTTGGATGCAGGTGCTTATAAAGCGGAAGCGATTCCGGATATGGCAGAAGTAAATTAG
- the xerD gene encoding site-specific tyrosine recombinase XerD → MYLSRNSKSIMWEAYKKGYKAYLRLEKSLSEHSVEAYLRDVEKLTQFLQATSQLKTPGDIELKELQQFVKWIHELGMTATSQARIISGIRSFYKYCLAERIAQKAPSLLLEAPRTKRTLPDTLSFAEIETLIAQVDQSTPDGGRNKAILETMYSCGLRVSELIGLKISCLYLDVGYVRVTGKGDKERLVPIGDDAIKYIKQYKDLIRSHQLIKNGCEDILFLNKRGTGLSRVMIFYIIKDLAAKAGITKNISPHTFRHSFATHLVEGGADLRAVQEMLGHESITTTEIYTHLDRDYLRDTLHQFHPAFK, encoded by the coding sequence ATGTACCTTTCCCGCAATTCCAAATCCATCATGTGGGAAGCTTATAAAAAAGGATACAAAGCCTACCTGAGGCTGGAAAAATCGCTGAGTGAACACTCGGTGGAAGCCTATCTGCGCGATGTAGAGAAACTGACACAGTTCCTGCAGGCGACCAGCCAGCTCAAAACACCCGGCGATATTGAACTGAAAGAATTGCAGCAGTTCGTAAAATGGATTCATGAGCTGGGGATGACGGCCACTTCCCAGGCGCGCATCATTTCCGGCATCAGGAGTTTTTATAAATACTGCCTGGCAGAACGGATAGCACAAAAAGCCCCTTCCCTGTTGCTGGAGGCCCCGCGTACCAAGAGGACCCTGCCCGATACGTTGAGCTTTGCAGAAATTGAGACACTCATTGCGCAGGTAGATCAAAGCACCCCCGACGGCGGACGCAACAAAGCCATACTGGAAACCATGTACAGTTGCGGACTGCGTGTAAGTGAACTGATCGGACTGAAGATATCCTGCCTCTATCTCGATGTAGGCTATGTGCGCGTGACCGGTAAGGGCGACAAAGAACGCCTTGTGCCCATTGGCGATGATGCAATCAAATACATCAAACAATACAAAGACCTGATCCGTTCGCACCAACTGATCAAAAATGGTTGCGAGGATATTCTTTTTCTGAACAAGAGAGGCACGGGGCTGAGCCGTGTAATGATCTTCTACATCATCAAAGACCTGGCTGCCAAAGCGGGCATCACCAAAAACATATCGCCGCATACGTTCCGTCATTCCTTTGCCACCCACCTGGTAGAAGGGGGCGCAGATCTCCGTGCGGTACAGGAAATGCTGGGCCATGAAAGCATCACCACTACAGAGATCTACACCCATCTCGACAGGGATTATTTAAGAGACACTTTGCACCAGTTTCACCCGGCCTTTAAATAA
- a CDS encoding TonB-dependent receptor: MKKIYALLLLFMGFSATAQTGTIKGKVTTTDGKPAADVNIVIEKTGKTAVSLEDGSFILRNIKTGIHILTVSHAGLHTVTQQVVIGKDSLTELHFTLTETAKKLEEVIVEARRTANAKAVTIGKAGIPAMDLPQAITVIPRELIESQQAQRLSDILKNANGVYLATTRGATQENFSARGYSITGNNLFKDGARVNSGTMPEVSGLERVEILKGSAAILYGNVAPGGIVNMVTKQPKFNAGGELSVRAGSYDLYKPSFDVYGPLSASVAYRINGTYEWSRSYRDVVSSKRYYVNPSFLINLSKRTTLLIQGDYLNHAFTPDFGIGTINNTTISPVSRSAFFGANWQYAKTQQSSAAASLTHSIDSRWKLNASVSYQDYRRDYYSTERIQALANGDWYRPLNRANNVEDYYVAQANITGRFSTAGMDHILLAGVDADKYHTTAYTYNQPTIYDTINLLNPNKFKARTDIPVANAIKVVETPTLRFGAYAQDLITVLPQVKLLLGIRWSIQDAKPAVTTDLVNHTTTNGTIKTDKAFSPRAGLVYQPAKHTSVFASYANSFTVNNGTDVYGNTLAPSIIDQYELGIKNDFLNGMMTANVTGYRIVNNNLAQTALFAADGVTPNNNTNLKALTGQTTSDGVEVDISVHPAKGLDVVAGYSYNYIRYTRTPDAKGNFIEGEKLQNSVGSSANATVFYHVNAWKFGAGVYYTGPRTAGFNNTKGQSQNYNRLFNVDGFATVDISAGYTFRKISLLAKLSNLTNALNYYTHENYSINPIPPTQLVATVAYRF; the protein is encoded by the coding sequence ATGAAGAAAATATATGCACTGCTGTTACTGTTTATGGGATTTTCGGCAACGGCTCAGACAGGAACCATTAAAGGAAAGGTCACCACTACCGATGGTAAACCAGCTGCCGATGTAAACATCGTAATAGAAAAAACAGGGAAGACCGCTGTTTCACTCGAAGACGGATCTTTTATACTGCGAAATATAAAAACCGGTATCCATATATTAACAGTGTCCCATGCCGGTTTGCATACGGTGACGCAACAAGTTGTCATCGGAAAAGATTCCCTTACTGAACTCCACTTTACATTGACTGAAACAGCTAAAAAGTTGGAAGAAGTGATCGTGGAAGCGAGGAGAACTGCCAATGCCAAAGCGGTAACCATTGGTAAGGCAGGTATTCCTGCGATGGACCTGCCGCAGGCCATCACTGTAATTCCCCGGGAGTTGATCGAATCACAGCAGGCGCAGCGCTTGAGTGATATACTCAAAAATGCCAACGGCGTATACCTGGCCACAACGCGTGGTGCTACCCAGGAAAATTTTTCGGCCCGCGGTTACAGCATCACCGGCAACAACCTCTTCAAAGACGGTGCACGGGTGAATTCAGGCACCATGCCTGAAGTGAGTGGGCTGGAACGTGTTGAGATACTCAAAGGCAGCGCCGCTATCCTATATGGTAATGTGGCGCCCGGCGGTATCGTAAACATGGTGACCAAGCAACCCAAATTCAATGCAGGCGGAGAACTTTCTGTGCGGGCAGGCAGTTATGATCTGTACAAACCATCTTTCGATGTATATGGCCCCCTGTCTGCATCGGTGGCTTATCGCATCAATGGTACTTATGAATGGAGCAGGAGTTATCGCGATGTGGTCAGTTCAAAAAGATACTATGTCAATCCGTCTTTCCTGATCAACCTGAGCAAACGTACTACCTTGCTCATCCAGGGTGATTACCTGAACCATGCATTCACACCTGATTTTGGTATTGGTACCATCAATAATACCACCATATCTCCAGTGTCGCGTTCTGCATTCTTCGGCGCCAACTGGCAGTATGCCAAAACACAGCAATCGAGTGCTGCTGCATCGCTTACACATAGTATCGATAGCCGATGGAAGTTGAATGCCTCCGTTTCTTACCAGGATTACAGGCGCGATTATTATTCCACCGAACGTATCCAGGCATTGGCAAACGGCGATTGGTACAGGCCGTTGAACAGGGCCAATAATGTAGAGGATTATTATGTTGCACAGGCAAATATCACGGGCAGGTTCAGCACTGCGGGGATGGATCATATATTGCTGGCAGGTGTGGATGCTGATAAATATCATACTACCGCCTACACGTATAATCAACCCACCATATACGATACGATCAATTTGCTGAACCCCAATAAATTCAAAGCCCGTACCGATATACCGGTAGCCAACGCCATCAAAGTGGTGGAAACGCCTACTTTACGCTTCGGTGCTTATGCACAGGACCTGATAACCGTGCTGCCACAGGTGAAGCTGTTGCTGGGTATCCGCTGGTCAATACAGGATGCAAAGCCTGCAGTCACAACCGATCTGGTGAATCATACCACTACTAATGGAACCATCAAGACCGATAAGGCCTTCTCGCCCAGGGCGGGACTGGTATACCAACCTGCCAAACACACCAGTGTCTTTGCTTCCTATGCCAATTCATTCACTGTGAATAATGGCACGGATGTATACGGCAATACACTGGCGCCATCGATCATAGACCAGTATGAATTGGGTATCAAGAATGATTTCCTCAACGGTATGATGACAGCCAATGTAACAGGTTACCGTATTGTCAACAATAACCTGGCGCAAACAGCTTTGTTCGCTGCCGATGGAGTAACGCCTAATAACAACACCAACCTGAAAGCGCTTACCGGACAAACCACCAGCGATGGAGTGGAAGTGGATATTTCTGTTCACCCGGCCAAAGGACTGGATGTGGTTGCCGGATACAGCTACAATTATATCCGTTATACCCGTACACCGGATGCCAAAGGCAATTTCATTGAGGGAGAAAAGCTGCAGAACAGTGTAGGGAGTTCGGCCAATGCTACCGTATTCTATCATGTGAATGCATGGAAATTTGGAGCGGGTGTATACTATACCGGGCCGCGTACTGCCGGGTTCAACAATACCAAAGGACAATCACAGAACTATAACAGGTTGTTCAATGTAGACGGCTTTGCAACGGTTGACATCAGCGCAGGATATACGTTCAGGAAAA
- a CDS encoding YkgJ family cysteine cluster protein, whose product MQVNLRSFKQRVRHNQRSFRRFLTKIEKNPPRHLDKIAEAIDAEVWQEVDCLSCANCCKTMSPTFSNKDIKRIAAHLEMTTDEFKEKWLYFDKADGDWMNVKQPCQFLDLRTNMCSIYEVRPDDCAGFPHLKKKKMTDYIHVHKQNVAYCPATFKMVEKMMSRL is encoded by the coding sequence ATGCAAGTCAATTTACGTTCATTCAAGCAAAGAGTGCGTCACAACCAACGCTCATTCCGCAGGTTTTTAACCAAGATCGAAAAGAACCCGCCTCGCCATCTCGATAAAATAGCCGAAGCCATCGATGCGGAAGTATGGCAGGAAGTTGACTGCCTCAGTTGCGCCAATTGTTGCAAAACCATGAGCCCTACTTTCAGTAATAAAGACATCAAACGCATTGCAGCCCATTTGGAAATGACGACCGATGAATTCAAAGAAAAATGGCTCTATTTTGACAAGGCCGATGGCGACTGGATGAATGTCAAGCAGCCTTGCCAGTTCCTGGACCTGCGCACCAATATGTGCAGCATTTATGAAGTGCGCCCGGATGATTGTGCAGGTTTTCCCCACCTGAAGAAGAAAAAAATGACCGATTACATTCATGTGCACAAACAGAATGTAGCATACTGTCCGGCAACGTTCAAGATGGTAGAGAAAATGATGTCGCGTCTCTGA
- the pafA gene encoding alkaline phosphatase PafA gives MRRTFLAPFATLLIIAGIGNAQKITNQAPARGIARPKLVVGIVVDQMRWDYLYRFYDLYKAGGGFKRLLGEGFSCDNTFVPYLPTVTACGHACIYTGTTPAINGITGNNWWDNNLQRSVYCTDDKNVSTVGSNNESAGQMSPANVLTTTITDELRLASNFHSKVWGISIKDRGAIIPAGHAANGAFWYDSKTGNFITSTYYSKSLPVWMQQFNQRKLVDSFYEKNWTLALDKSVYEQYCDSDENSYEARPFGDNARQMPYTLQSYKGKDYGKIAGTPFGNDLLLELAKATIAGEQMGKGNNTDFLAVSFSSTDYVGHAFGTHSWELLDTYVRLDETLGKLFSYLDKTVGKDQYTVFLSADHAAPHIPAFLQKNRLLSASWDDGEIKKDLTDFSKQQFNGLNLVRFVTEYDVYLDHSLMDSAKLDASNVKKAFIQYLLKKDQVYQVVDKPHAATATVPAKLREMIINGYNPQRSGDLQIIGKPGIMDGGKTGLSHGVWNAYDAHIPLVWYGWGIKKGSTSRETYMTDIAVTLAALLHIQIPSGSIGKSIEEVIK, from the coding sequence ATGAGAAGGACCTTTCTAGCCCCCTTTGCCACCTTATTGATCATTGCCGGAATCGGTAATGCACAAAAAATTACCAACCAAGCGCCTGCAAGAGGCATTGCCCGGCCCAAACTGGTGGTAGGCATTGTAGTAGACCAGATGCGCTGGGATTATCTCTATCGCTTTTATGACCTCTACAAAGCCGGTGGCGGCTTTAAAAGATTGCTGGGTGAAGGTTTTTCCTGCGATAATACCTTCGTTCCCTATTTGCCTACTGTAACAGCCTGCGGACATGCCTGCATTTACACAGGCACCACCCCTGCTATCAACGGCATCACCGGTAACAACTGGTGGGATAATAACCTGCAGCGCAGTGTTTATTGCACAGATGATAAAAACGTATCTACCGTAGGCAGCAATAACGAAAGTGCCGGGCAAATGAGTCCTGCGAACGTATTAACCACTACCATTACTGATGAACTGAGGCTGGCCAGCAATTTCCACAGCAAAGTATGGGGTATCTCCATAAAAGACCGTGGCGCCATCATTCCGGCTGGACATGCTGCCAATGGCGCTTTCTGGTATGATAGCAAGACCGGTAATTTTATCACCAGCACTTATTACAGCAAATCACTGCCGGTATGGATGCAACAGTTCAACCAGCGTAAGTTGGTAGATTCTTTTTATGAAAAGAACTGGACCCTGGCACTCGATAAATCTGTTTATGAACAATATTGCGATAGCGACGAGAACAGCTACGAAGCAAGGCCCTTCGGTGACAATGCGCGCCAGATGCCCTATACCCTGCAATCATACAAGGGAAAAGATTATGGTAAGATAGCCGGCACTCCTTTTGGCAATGACCTTCTGCTGGAACTCGCCAAAGCTACCATCGCCGGCGAACAAATGGGTAAAGGCAATAACACCGATTTCCTGGCGGTTAGTTTTTCTTCTACCGATTATGTGGGACATGCTTTCGGCACCCATTCATGGGAACTGCTCGATACTTATGTACGGCTGGATGAAACATTGGGTAAACTGTTCAGCTATCTCGACAAAACCGTTGGCAAAGACCAGTATACCGTATTCCTCTCTGCCGATCACGCGGCCCCGCATATACCTGCTTTTCTGCAAAAGAACAGGTTATTGTCTGCCTCCTGGGATGATGGTGAGATCAAAAAAGACCTCACCGATTTTTCCAAACAACAATTCAATGGCCTGAACCTGGTGCGTTTCGTTACAGAATACGATGTATACCTGGATCATTCGCTGATGGATTCAGCCAAACTCGATGCATCAAACGTGAAGAAAGCCTTCATACAATACCTGCTGAAAAAAGACCAGGTTTACCAGGTAGTTGATAAACCGCATGCAGCTACTGCAACCGTCCCTGCCAAACTGCGCGAAATGATCATCAATGGTTATAACCCGCAGCGTTCCGGCGACCTGCAGATCATTGGTAAGCCCGGTATTATGGATGGCGGTAAAACAGGTCTCAGTCATGGTGTATGGAATGCTTACGATGCGCATATTCCGCTGGTATGGTACGGATGGGGTATTAAGAAAGGAAGTACCAGCCGGGAAACTTATATGACCGACATCGCCGTAACACTGGCAGCCCTGTTGCACATACAGATACCCAGCGGTTCTATTGGAAAATCAATAGAAGAAGTGATCAAATAA
- a CDS encoding inorganic diphosphatase yields MQKTTQVQHPWHGVPPGDHAPRIINAIIEIPQGSRCKYEIDKETGLLKLDRVIFSSFHYPINYGFIPQSYGGDKDPLDILVITSLPVQPLTLMEAKVIGVMQMIDGGDADDKIIAVANTDPGVNHYNNIEELPKHFFDELRHFFEEYKKLENKTVVVEDFGDKAKALLIVEESISFYKETFVK; encoded by the coding sequence ATGCAGAAAACAACCCAAGTGCAACACCCCTGGCATGGCGTTCCGCCCGGAGACCATGCGCCCCGCATCATAAATGCCATCATAGAAATCCCGCAAGGTTCGAGGTGTAAATACGAGATCGACAAAGAAACAGGACTGCTGAAGCTCGACAGGGTTATCTTTTCTTCTTTCCATTACCCCATCAACTATGGCTTCATACCCCAGTCTTACGGTGGCGATAAAGACCCACTCGATATCCTCGTCATTACCTCACTTCCCGTGCAGCCCCTGACGCTGATGGAAGCCAAAGTAATTGGGGTGATGCAGATGATCGACGGCGGCGACGCAGACGACAAGATCATTGCCGTAGCCAATACCGACCCGGGTGTGAACCACTACAATAATATCGAAGAACTCCCCAAACATTTCTTCGATGAACTGCGTCATTTCTTTGAAGAATATAAAAAACTGGAAAACAAGACCGTGGTGGTGGAGGATTTTGGCGATAAGGCCAAGGCCCTGCTCATCGTGGAAGAGTCCATTTCTTTTTACAAAGAGACTTTTGTTAAATAA